One Dysidea avara chromosome 7, odDysAvar1.4, whole genome shotgun sequence genomic region harbors:
- the LOC136261735 gene encoding GDP-L-fucose synthase-like, with the protein MMEELSAKKFKSDDHSEEMVIMVTGGRGLVGMGLKVEVERVPSDKERWIFLTSADGDLSDMAATRVLFEKHKPTHVIHLAAMVGGLFKNMKYKLDFLRKNLQINDCVLQCCYEYKVKKCISCLSTCIFPDKTTYPIDETMIHNGPPHDSNFGYAYAKRLIDIQNKAYHEQYGCHFTSVIPTNIFGPHDNYDLNDSHVIPGLIHKCYLAKKNGEPLTVLGTGNALRQFLYSKDLGKLLIWTLRNYEEIDPIILSVGEEDEVSIKEVARMIAEAMDFKGEVVHDTSKSDGQYKKTASNAKLKKYLPDFQFTPIKQAIQESVDWFVDNFEIARK; encoded by the exons ATGATGGAAGAATTATCAGCCAAAAAGTTTAAATCAGATGATCACAGCGAGGAGATGGTGATAATGGTCACCGGAGGTAGAGGTCTGGTGGGTATGGGACTAAAAGTTGAAGTGGAAAGAGTACCGTCGGATAAAGAGCGGTGGATATTTCTTACTTCAGCTGATGGAGACCTGAG TGACATGGCAGCTACAAGGGTATTGTTTGAGAAGCATAAACCAACGCATGTCATTCATCTGGCTGCCATGGTCGGTGGACTGTTCAAGAACATGAAATATAAACTGGATTTCCTG AGAAAGAACCTTCAGATCAATGACTGTGTACTCCAGTGTTGTTACGAGTACAAG GTGAAGAAGTGCATCTCTTGTCTCTCAACTTGTATATTTCCTGACAAGACTACTTATCCCATCGATGAGACCATG aTCCACAATGGTCCTCCACATGACTCTAACTTTGGTTATGCTTATGCAAAGAGACTCATTGATATTCAGAACAA GGCATATCATGAACAGTATGGATGTCACTTTACCAGTGTCATCCCCACCAATATATTTGGTCCCCATGACAACTATGATTTGAATGACAGTCATGTGATCCCAGGACTTATCCACAAGTGTTACCTCGCCAAGA AGAATGGTGAGCCACTGACAGTGCTGGGGACTGGAAATGCTCTTCGGCAATTTCTTTATTCTAAA GATCTTGGAAAGCTACTCATTTGGACTTTAAGAAATTATGAAGAAATTGACCCCATCATTCTATCAG TTGGTGAGGAAGATGAAGTATCCATAAAAGAAGTGGCAAGGATGATTGCTGAAGCTATGGACTTCAAGGGAGAAGTAGTG CACGACACAAGCAAGTCAGATGGACAGTACAAGAAAACTGCAAGCAATGCTAAACTGAAAAAATATTTGCCTGATTTTCAATTCACTCCAATCAAACAAG CCATTCAGGAGAGTGTGGATTGGTTCGTTGACAACTTTGAAATTGCTAGAAAGTAA
- the LOC136261737 gene encoding V-type proton ATPase subunit E 1-like: protein MLTDQEVDKQIEHMKSFIEKEAQEKAEEILAKAEEEFNIERGRLFQQEKLKIMSYFERKEKQIEMQRKIQRSNLLNQARIATLKAQDDHIQRIMEETRVRLGDIRKNESKYKEMLKGLLTQGMCQLLEPEVQVSCRKDDVKLLQSIIKSSCSAYKEATGKECTVQITESFLPDDCAGGMDLYTQKGKIKVTNTLESRLELLGGQMLPEMRTMLCGRNPNRRFLD, encoded by the exons ATGTTAACTGATCAAGAAGTAGACAAACAG ATTGAACATATGAAAAGCTTCATTGAGAAGGAAGCTCAAGAAAAGGCAGAAGAAATCCTTGCTAAG GCTGAAGAGGAATTCAACATTGAGCGTGGACGTCTGTTCCAGCAGGAGAAACTAAAGATTATGTCATATTTTGAGCGCAAAGAGAAACAGATTGAGATGCAGCGGaaaat TCAGCGATCCAACCTGCTCAACCAAGCAAGAATTGCTACACTAAAGGCACAAGATGACCACATACAg CGTATTATGGAGGAGACTAGAGTAAGGCTGGGAGATATCAGGAAGAATGAGAGCAAATACAAAGAAATGTTGAAGGGGCTTCTCACACAG GGAATGTGTCAATTGTTGGAGCCCGAAGTACAAGTTAGCTGCAGGAAAGATGACGTGAAACTATTACAG AGCATCATTAAGTCATCGTGTAGTGCATACAAGGAGGCTACAGGAAAAGAGTGTACTGTACAGATCACAGAGAGTTTTCTTCCTGATGACTG CGCTGGGGGAATGGATTTGTACACCCAGAAAGGCAAAATCAAGGTGACTAATACACTGGAAAGCAGACTAGAATTACTTGGTGGACAG ATGCTTCCTGAAATGCGCACTATGCTTTGTGGAAGAAATCCAAATCGTCGGTTTCTTGACTAA